aatgtactctttccatttttaaaaaaatgtgcaTTTACTtgttattgtatatataattcgtatatttatatatctataatatttacttattatttatttttctatatattgagtatttctcttttttatactttatatttaatttatgtctatattttatattttaagatagatgtttaaatctttacgtatttttccatttttaatgtaaaacggtaatgtttaatagaagaacttggacaaatagtcaaatagttatatttatgtttttttttttcttttttttataaaatggtaatgttacattatgaagataacccgtttttttagtgaacaatggtaatcttccatatgtttaatgtagtttttctatttttttatgttgtgtgtttacatattattgttatttttaaatgtaaaatggtaattttacatatgtttaatgtagtatttccattttttatgttgtatgtttacatattatttattattttcgaaattatatataatatattttttacaaaattgtaatgttacattatgcaGATAACtcgtcttttttttagtgaaaaatggtaatcttacatatgtttaatgtagtttttccattttttatgttgtatgtttacatattattttcttaaaataaaaatgtaaaatggtaatcttacatatgtttaatgtagtattttcatttttatgttgtatgttttacatatatttattattttcgaaattatatataatgttttttgtttttttataaaacggtaatgttacattatgaagataagccgtcttttttttaagtgaaaaatagtaatcttacatatgtttaatgtagtttttccattttttatgttgtatgtttacatatttttttataaattttcgaaaataagtaatattaaaatgtaaaactatattttatgccacgtgtcatctttcaggattatattatatatttacttattatttatttttccttatattgtgtatttctatttcttatactttctatttactaataattttatattttaagattgattttcattttaagatagatgtttaaatactaatgtattttttccatttttttaaattgtgtatttccttttcttatactttctatttgcgtaatatctatattttacattttaagatagatgtttaaatcttaatatactttttccatagtttttaagttgtgtatttctttttcttatactttatatttacttaatatctatattttacattttaatatagatgtttaatatttaatgtactctttccatttttttttaaaattgtgcatttacttattattgtatatataattcgtatatttatatatttataatatttacttattatatattttttatatattgagtatttctctttcttatactttatatctagttaatgtctatattttatattttaagatagatgtttaaatctttacgtatttttccatttttaatgtaaaacggcaatgtttaatagaagaacttggacaaatagtcaaatagttatatttatgttttttttcttttttttataaaatggtaatgttacattatgaagataaaccgtttttttagtgaacaatggtaatcttacatatgtttaatgtaaagtttccatttttttatgttgtatgtttacatattattgttatttttaaatgtaaaatggtaatcttacatatgtttaatgtagtatttccatttttatgttgtatgttttacatatatttattatttttgaaattatatataattttttttgttttttttataaaacagtaatgttacattatggagataagccgtgttttttttaagtgaaaaataataatcttacatatgtttaatgtagtttttctattttttatgctgtatgtttacatattttttacaattttcgaaaataagtaatattaaaatgtaaaactatattttatgccacgtgtcatctttcgggagaaattttttccgctgatgtggacaccctatggagcctcatatgtttaatgtagtatttccatttttatgttgtatgttttacatatatttattatttttgaaattatatataatgttttttgtttttttttataaaacggtaatgttacattatggagataagccgtttttttttaagtgaaaaatagtaatgttacatatgtttaatgtagtttttccattttttatgctgtatgtttacatatttttccctatggagcctcatatgtttaatgtagtatttctatttttatgttgcatgttttacatatatttattatttttgaaattatatataatgttttttgtttttttttataaaacggtaaggTTACAtcatggagataagccgtctttttttaagcgaaaaatagtaatcttacatatgtttaatgtagtttttccatttttttatgttgtatgtttacatattttttacaattttcaaaaataagtaatattaaaagggcaaatcttcaaaatagcacttttctaagtttatatcacaaaaatagcactcaaaaactaaaatgaccaaaatagcattttatattttgaaaaatttaaatttttttatttttcaaaatttgaaatcttatccccaaaacctcacttctcaactctaaaccctaaaacctaaactttaaaccctaaaccctaaattctaaaccctaaaccccaccccttgagtgctatttttgtgacttttggccttgagtgctagtttgggaataaAAACTTGAGTTAGTGCTATTTTGGTATTTTTCtcatattaaaatgtaaaactatatttaatgctacgtgtcatctttcgggagaaattttttccgctgatgtggacaccctatggagcctcaaaagctcccttttattagtagagatttTCTTTATAAGTTAAACTCGaagtttaatttagtttagtttaattatttGTCTGACCTGTTTTCTATACCACGTGAATCATGTGCATTGTTCAAACTGCATGCCAGTTATTGTTTAGCTGTCTATTTTGCGGTCCGACTCGTTCTAGTAACCTAGTTCACCAATGATTTCATTATTCACCACAAGATCCATAATACATAACAGAACTTATGTTTTCATCGCATCAAATGAACTAATGTTAATCGTGCGCCCAGGTCCATTGTTCTATAAGGGATTGTATCATTTCTTCTATCAATACAATATAAATGGAGCCGTCTGGGGTGACATTGCTTGGGGTCACGCCGTTTCAAAGGATCTTATACACTGGTTTCACTTGCCATTAGCCATGGTTCATGACCAGTGGTACGACGCTAACGGCGTCTGGACCGGTTCAGCCACTTTGCTCGATGATGGCTCCATTGTAATGCTCTACACCGGTTCCACCGACAACTTCGTACAggtaataattttaaaatcctcTTCATCTTGTTTTACTCGTGATCGTCGATATATAAGAATGACTTATACGATTCTAAGAGCAACTTTAATATAGTAAGTATATAAGAATGAGTATCTAAAAcacaaataatactttttaatgCACTTTTTATATGTAgttaaatttcaattttcattAGAAAAGTAAGTCAATCACGAACTGACACAATAGTAAAAAAAGTTCTAGAGAATATTTTGGAAGTTCTCTTTTGAGATATTCTTACAAGAGTTGCTCTAATATTAGGTTTTGATAATATTTGTGATATTTTTGTAAAacgtaaataaataatatttactatTGGACTCGAATTCGTATCGGGTATGTCTAATAATACGTTTCTTTTTAACTTGTTGAACTAACTATATCTGAATTAACTATTGAGATCATTCCAATTTGGTCGGACCAATGGATGACACTactactaataattattatcttTAGGTTCAAAATCTTGCCTATCCTGAAGATCCTAGTGACCCACTTTTGTTGAAATGGACCAAGTTCTCTGGCAACCCTGTTCTTGTACCGCCTCCAGGTATCGGAGCCAAGGACTTCCGTGACCCAACAACGGCTTGGAAGACATTGGCTGGAAAATGGCGGATTACAATCGGTTCCAAGGTCAACAGAACCGGAACATCTCTAGTCTATGATACTACCGATTTTAAAACATACGAGAAGCTAGATAACCAGTTGCACCAAGTCCCTGATACGGGAATGTGGGAGTGCATTGACTTTTACCCGGTGTCCAAGACTGAAATCAACGGGCTTGACACTTCTGTCAATGGTCCGGATGTGAAACATATCCTGAAGGCTAGCATGGACGATACTAGGATCGACCATTATGCCATTGGGACATATTATGATTCAAATGGAACATGGATCCCGGATGATCCGACTTTCGATGTTGGGAAAAGTACCAGTTTGAGATATGATTACGGGAAATTTTATGCGTCAAAAACGTTTTACGATCAGAATAAGAGACGAAGAATCTTGTGGGGTTGGATCGGTGAATCTGACAGTGAAGCTGCTGATGTACAAAAGGGTTGGTCTTCTGTTCAGGTATGTTTTCCCAACCTAACGTGCTATGAAAGTTAGGCTTTGATGTGTTAGTTACTTGTGGCCCAAGTTAAGGGTTAAATTTGTTAAAATCATGAGCAGAGCATCCCTAGAACTGTTGTCCTAGACACGAAGACGGGAAAGAACTTAGTCCAGTGGCCAGTTGAAGAAGTCAAATCTTTGAGACTGAGCAGCAAGAAGTTCGACATGAAGGTTAAACCAGAGACTGTGGTTCAGGTTGATGTAAGTTCCACGGCTCAGCTAGACATAGAGGCTGAGTTCGAGATCAACAAAGAAGATCTCAAAAAAATCACTGGAGATGAATCCGTGGAAGCTGAAGAAGATTTCAGCTGTGAAACAAGTGGAGGTTCAACTGTGAGTGGTGCTTTAGGGCCTTTTGGATTCTCTGTTCTTACCGATGAAAGCTTATCGGAACAAACTACGGTTTATTTCTATGTGACTAAGGGGAAAGATTCTAAACTCAAGACTTTCTTCTGTACTGACACCTTAAGGTAATTTTCATGATAAAAATGCATTGATAGATTCTTCTTTTTATACAAATTAAGTAATTACTTTCCTTTAAATATCAGAAATTATTGACAAAGTTAATAAAAATGTCTTTAAATAGGTCGACAATGGCAAACGATGTGGTTAAATCGGTATATGGAAGCTTCGTACCGGTCCTTAAAGAGGAGAAATTGACTATGAGAATCTTGGTAATGTATTATATCCTTCAAACCATACACTTAAATCTAGTagtagtttttctttttgacactTAAATATTGGtaatgtattatatattattatatttcaatTGTGTGTAGGTGGATCATTCGATAATAGAAGGGTTCGGACAAGGTGGGAGAACATGTATTACGTGAAGAGTATATCCGACAGAAGCCAACTATGGAGCTGCGAAGCTCTTCTTGTTCAACAATGCGTTTAATGCTACCATTACGGCGTCATTTGAGGTCTGGCAAATGAACAGTGCTTTTATTCGTCCTTACTCTGCGGCCGATTTGGTGCTCCTTCACAATTCATCATGAAATTTAAAATGCATGTTGATGTTCATTTTCTTCTAATTTGGGCATGGGGTTAGTTAAAGTATGAAGCGTTGGATGGTTTATGTGTGTTCGTTAGAAGTTCCAGACGTATAAGTTGTAAGTTGTAACGTTATTAGTTGTTGTTTCTTAGAGCAATAGCATTGATTATTAACAAAAGTTATACTGTGTTAATATACTCcatttgtttcataataagtcACTTTAAATTTGTAGATTTGTATGAGTAGTATTTGTTTTGCCAACTCCGCTCATATCGTACAGACCCATAATACTCGCTTCATTTTCCTTGAGACGGTTCTAAACCGTTTCAAGCATTTTTTTCCCGACCGACAATTGCGGGTTGAATAGGCCTCTCTACCACTCAGAGGCTTGCGCTTTCTCAGCAAGAAGTCAAAACCCCCATTAGCTTTTGGATTCTCAACTTCCTTCAACATCATGAAAACCCGTTTCTCATAACGATAACTCAATGTTAAACTCTTCGAGCAAAACCCACAAAGACAACCTTTGAAGTTCAGTTGTTCTAACACTAAACACAGACCATTGACTTTGCTTTCAATGGTCTCAACTCTAGTAAACCATACCTTGGGCAAGCCTTTGTAAACCTTTGTCCCTCTCTCTCCACTCTTTTTGACAAATCATCTCGCCTTGCCTTCAGCTCTTCAACAGTTGCTCCAAAGCAGCGAGATTTTCCTCGAGGTTATGAATATAGCTCTCTTTGACACATAACCATTGAGTGACTTGATTCACAAATTGATCACATAACAGTGATACAGAGAAGCAACCACCCATCGTTCAGAGACGCAGAAAAGGAGATTCAACAAAAGGGAAAGGGAGGAAAATGTGAAGCTGTTAGCCGATGAGTAACAATTAttaggagagaagagaagaaaagattTGTATGAGAGCAAGATAATTTAGCTTTATGGATGGGCCATCAAAGACGTACAACAGAGAATATCATAAttataatatcattttaaattaaaacttgTAGAACTTCAACTAATACAAGTGATTATCAGGAAAGAACAAAAGATACGATTTCTGAGAACCTTTCTTTTCAATCTGAAGAAATACAATATGAGTATAATTTGTCTGTGCTCAGAGAATTTTCATTTAAGGAATTTTGTTTTTACAACTTCATGGCATTTTCTAAATCTAACCTCTGGCAGAGCAATTTTGTTCCTTGCATGTCTTATGTGTATGCACAAACGTAGTGATGCTCACTTTTCCTCATGCCGGTCAGTCAAATACGTCTCTTTTTCATGCATTCCTCTGTTCCCGAGTACCTACCTGCATTGGGAGGTTCTACATCTCAAATTTGTGCAAAAAGACACTCAAGTAAGAAACAATATGTTCATCTACATTTACACTTCCATTTGTTTTGAGATAGTAATCTCTTCAAAACTGGAAAAAGCATTGTCGCTACTGTTAGACACCAGAATGGGACCGATATATAAGTTAGATGACTCAAAGAAAACAACACTTAGACGACAAGTTGCATCAAACAAAGCCTATAATAAGAATGCATTTTCGAGGGATGTTCTAAAAATGTGATTTGATATAAGTAGACATAAATTTCACCTCAAGCGTCGACCGAGATGAGGAGGAGGTTGATGAAGAAAGCTTATCGGCACCAGATATAGCGCTGATTATGATGATGCTGATGGCAACGTCCATATACAAAGTCCATATACAGAATCTCTAACTTGGAGTGAAGGACTTGAGGATCTCTCAACTCAAAATCTCGAATTAGAGACATAGCCAAGTGGCAGTGATTCCATCACCACTGAAACAGATGAAATTGCAAGACAACCCAAGCATAACATCATAGTGGAAATGCAACATCCACAGTAACAATTACAAGAGAGAAACAGCTTTTTTGCATCCCCAGAATGGTGCATTGCCACGGCTCAACATTTCTTTAATAAGCTCGGCTGATACAGTTATGTCACCATCTCTAATACATAGTGTGCCGTCATTCAGCATAAGCCCATCTCCTTTCATCTTTGTATACAATGCATCTATTTCACAGTGTAGGCCTTTCCTACACAAGCCTGACATCATTGTAGTGTACGCTACAACATCAGGCTTCACTCCTTTGAGGCTTAGGCTACAGAATAAACCCCAAGCGTCTTCAACCTTACCAGCCTCGCACATCCCTCGGATAATTGTCGTATATGTGATAATATCAAGATCCATTTCTCTCCTTTGCATATCTCCAAATATCACCAATGCTTTCTCTAGCTCCCCGTTGTCACATAGACCACCTAACAAAATGTTGTACGTCCAAATATCGGGAGAGAGACCAAAAGAATCCATCTGACTAAAAAATTCCTGAGCCATATCAACATCCCCTGCTTGAAAAAACCCTTGGATAAGAGTGTTGTAAGTGACTGTACTGCTAACTAATCCTCTTTGAGACATCTCGCGGAAGAGTCTCATCCCATCCTCTACTCTCTTCGACTTACAAAACCCATTAATAAGAGTGTTGTAACTCACTACATCAGGGAAACAACCTCTTCTTACCATCAAATCAAACATCTCACTTGCCTCATCTATTCTACCTTGCACACAAAGCCCATTGATCAACGAGCTGTAAGTAACAACATCAGGATCTATACACATCCTCATCATCTCTTCATAAAGCTCTTTAGCCTCTAAAACCTTCCCGTTCTTCACAAACGCATCCACCAACGCGCTGTAAGTAACCACATTAGGACTGATCTTCCTCTTGATCATCTCACTCAACAGCCGAGCCGCATCCCTCCACCTACCCGAATTACAAAGACCCTTTACCAGAGAAGTATAGGTAACAACATTAGGTCTCACACCTCCCCTTTCAACTCCCTTGAAGAAACTAAGAGCTTCATTAGCTCGTTTACTCTTGCACAAACTATCAATAATCGTGTTGTAAGCAACAATGTCAACTCTATACCCCAACTCAACCATCTTACAAACGAAATAAACAGCTTCATTAACCCTATCCTTCCGACAAAACCCATTAACAAGAGAGCCAAGCGTGACTCTATCAGGCTCAAACCCAAGCTTCAACATCTTCCCAAGAAGAGACAAAGCAAGAGAGAGCTGAAAGCAGCTACACAAACAGTTAATCAATATATTAAACGTGTAGAGATCATTTCGAATCCCTAAAGTCTCCATCTTTCTCCCTAAAGAGACGACGGCGTCGTGCTTCTTCAGCTTGGCGACGGCGTTTAGCAATCTGTTGAAATCGATGATCGAAGGGAAGGGGCGAGATTCGACCATGTCGTCGAACAAATCGATTGCGTCGTCTAGGCTGATGTCGCGGAGACGGTTTCGGCTCAGCCTCTCGCGGAGAGCAATCGCGCTGGAGAAAGCTCGTGTCCAGCAGCCGCAATGCGGAGGAGATGCTGCtctgggtttagggttttcgagAAGGTTCCGATGAAGCAATCTCTTCGCCGTCATCGCAATCGACTTCTTCATCGTTTCCGATTT
The nucleotide sequence above comes from Brassica napus cultivar Da-Ae chromosome A9, Da-Ae, whole genome shotgun sequence. Encoded proteins:
- the LOC106368851 gene encoding pentatricopeptide repeat-containing protein At1g62680, mitochondrial-like: MKKSIAMTAKRLLHRNLLENPKPRAASPPHCGCWTRAFSSAIALRERLSRNRLRDISLDDAIDLFDDMVESRPFPSIIDFNRLLNAVAKLKKHDAVVSLGRKMETLGIRNDLYTFNILINCLCSCFQLSLALSLLGKMLKLGFEPDRVTLGSLVNGFCRKDRVNEAVYFVCKMVELGYRVDIVAYNTIIDSLCKSKRANEALSFFKGVERGGVRPNVVTYTSLVKGLCNSGRWRDAARLLSEMIKRKISPNVVTYSALVDAFVKNGKVLEAKELYEEMMRMCIDPDVVTYSSLINGLCVQGRIDEASEMFDLMVRRGCFPDVVSYNTLINGFCKSKRVEDGMRLFREMSQRGLVSSTVTYNTLIQGFFQAGDVDMAQEFFSQMDSFGLSPDIWTYNILLGGLCDNGELEKALVIFGDMQRREMDLDIITYTTIIRGMCEAGKVEDAWGLFCSLSLKGVKPDVVAYTTMMSGLCRKGLHCEIDALYTKMKGDGLMLNDGTLCIRDGDITVSAELIKEMLSRGNAPFWGCKKAVSLL
- the LOC106368849 gene encoding acid beta-fructofuranosidase 3, vacuolar-like, which codes for MISLFTTRSIIHNRTYVFIASNELMLIVRPGPLFYKGLYHFFYQYNINGAVWGDIAWGHAVSKDLIHWFHLPLAMVHDQWYDANGVWTGSATLLDDGSIVMLYTGSTDNFVQVQNLAYPEDPSDPLLLKWTKFSGNPVLVPPPGIGAKDFRDPTTAWKTLAGKWRITIGSKVNRTGTSLVYDTTDFKTYEKLDNQLHQVPDTGMWECIDFYPVSKTEINGLDTSVNGPDVKHILKASMDDTRIDHYAIGTYYDSNGTWIPDDPTFDVGKSTSLRYDYGKFYASKTFYDQNKRRRILWGWIGESDSEAADVQKGWSSVQSIPRTVVLDTKTGKNLVQWPVEEVKSLRLSSKKFDMKVKPETVVQVDVSSTAQLDIEAEFEINKEDLKKITGDESVEAEEDFSCETSGGSTVSGALGPFGFSVLTDESLSEQTTVYFYVTKGKDSKLKTFFCTDTLRSTMANDVVKSVYGSFVPVLKEEKLTMRILVDHSIIEGFGQGGRTCIT